The genomic DNA ACCGGGCCAGAAGCTCCTTTCCCGTTCCGGTCTCCCCCTGCAGAAAGACAGTGGAGCCGGTGGGGGCCACCCGGTCCAGCGAACCCAGCAGCGTCTTGATGGCGCGGCTGCGGTAGACGAGCCGGGGTTTGGAGTCTTCCAAGAGCTGCTTTTCCTCTCGCAGCTTCGAGTTCTCCGCCTCGAGGCGGCTGTTGATCCGGTGGAGCTCCCTTCCGAGACGCTCCTGCTCCCGCTTCAACTCCCAGCGGCCCAACTCCTGTTTCACCACCTTCCGCAGAGATTTGGGATCCCAGGGCTTGGTGATGTAGCGATGGACGTGCCCCTGATTGATGGCGTCCATCAGGTCCTCGGACTCGGTGTATCCGGTGAGTATGATCCGCACCGCGCCGGGCCGGATGTGAAGCGAACGATGCAGCAACTCCACACCGGTCATGGCCGGCATCCTCTGATCCGTGATCACGGCCGAGACCTCCCTCCGCCGCAACAGGTCCAGAGCCTCCCGGCCGGAGGCGGCCTCCAGCACCTCGTAATCGTTGATGAAGGTGCGGCGCAGCTTCTGCAGATTGCCCGCCTCGTCGTCGACCACCAGCAGTGAGTGCCTGTCGTTCATGACTTCAGGGGAAGCCGGACGCAGAAACGGGTGCCGTGCCCGACTTCGCTCTCCACTTGGATGGACCCCTGGTGCTGCTGCACGATCCCGTAGCTGATGCTCAGACCCAGTCCCGTGCCCTGACCCACGGCCTTGGTGGTGAAAAAGGGCTCGAATACCTTTCCCAGGTGCTCCTTCCTGATCCCGGATCCGTCGTCCTCGATCTCGATCACCGCTTCTCCGTTGTCCGTCGAAGTCCGGATCCGGATCTCGCCGCGGCCGGGAATGGCCTGGCAGGCATTTGAGAGGACGTTCATGAAGACCTGGCTCAGGCGCCCCGGATGGCATTCCACCGGGGGCACGTCGCCATAATCCTTTTGGATCCGGATCCGGTCCCGGTATTCGTTGTGCAGCAGGTTCAACGCCAGGTCCAGCGGCTCCTGGATCGGCACCCGCTGCGTCTTGTCCACGTCCATCCTGGAGAAGGTCCTCAAGTCTCCGATGATGGCGTGGATTCGCTGGGCCCCCTCCTCGAAGTTGTCCATCAGGCGGTCGAGATCCTCGATGACGAAGTCGTAGTTGATCCGCCGCCGCAGGGAATCGAGCGTCTCCCGATCGTCCGGCTTGAGTCCGGAATGGCTGTCGTAGAAGCGGATCACCTCTTCCAACTTCTGAACGTACTGGCGCAGGAAGTCGGTGTTGCCGTAGATGAAGTTCAGGGGATTCTTGATCTCGTGGGCGATGCCGGCGACCAGTTGGCCCAGCGACGCCATCTTCTCGCTCTGCACCAGTTGCACCTGGGTGTCCTTGAGTTCCTGGTACGCCTTCCGGACTTCCCGGCCGGTCCGCTCCAGCTCGCTGGTCCGTTTCCTGACCTTCTCTTCCAGGCTCCGATTGAGCTCGATCAGGGCGTGGCTCCGATCCTGAAGCGACTGGGCCATTTCATTGAAGGTCACCGCCAACTCGCCGATCTCGTCCCGGGAGGCCACCCGCACCCGCTGGTCCAGCTCGCCGCCGGCCAGAACGCGAGCGCCCCGGGTGAGCCGCTTGACCGGGACGGTGATGCCCCGGGCGATGGAGTAGGTCAGCAGTCCCACCAACAGGGCGGTCAGCGAGACGGCCCCCATCAGCACCCGTTTCAGGTCCTGCACGGGGGCGAAGATGTCTTCGTCGTTGATTCCCACTCCGCAGATCCACCGGAGGAAATCGTGATTCACCACCGCCAGGCCGCTGATCTTGGAGGTGCCGGGGGGATACTCGTAGTAGAAGTGGGTGGCGCCGCCGGCGATGGCATCCTGGAGGTCTTCCAGGCCGTGGTCCTCCCCCAGGCGCGACCCGTAGTTGTCCACCAGGGGAACCCGCCCCCCTCCCGAGCCCGGACGATTCCTCCGGTACTTGTGGCCGATGACGGTGTTCACGTCCTTGCCGAAGAGAAAGGCGTAACCGGAGGTCAGGGAGCGCCGTTCCAGGTCCTCCTCGATGTTGTCCAGAATCGCTTGGACATACTCCCAGTTCATGTAGGCCAGGATCCCTCCCAGAAGCGCCCCGTCCTCCGACAGGAAGGGAGCCGCGAACCCGATGGATCTCTGGCGGGCGATGTCGTCGTCCTGGTAGGAGTAAAGCTGACGGATCAGAGGCGAGGCGTGCCAGTCCAGGTAGCCGAATCGCCCTTGGCGGACCTCCTCCAACCAACTGCCGTCCGCAGTGTAGGAAAGGAGGCTCTGTCCCCGCAGGTCCGCGAGCCGTTCCGGATCCAGGCTCACTCCCACGGCGTTCCGGTCGATGCTGCTGGTGGAAAGCACACGGCCCTCCCGGTCGAACAGCACCAGAAGGTCGTAGACCTCGTGCACCACCACCAATTGGTTCAGCAGCAGCGTGGGAGGATCGACCCGCCGGACCAGGTAGTCTCCCAGCTCCCGGTAGAGGGTCATGGAGACGGTCTCTTCCTTCTTCTCCAGGATCGAAAGCAGGATGTTGTCGGCGATGCCCTGCGCGACCTGTTCCAGGTAGAGGACGGTCCGGTCCTGGGTGATCTGCTCCTTGGCCTGGTAGTAGGCGAAGACGCAGATGGCGGCCAGCGGGATCACCGCCAGGGGGAGAATGAAGAGGACCAGTTTGTGCCGGAGGCTTCGCACGGGACTCCCTTCAATGTCCAAATGGTGGACAGTTGAGTGACAAATATTACTACATTCGGAGGGAAGACTTCCAGTCGGCCTCTTGGAAGACGCGTTACGGAGGGGGGGACTGTCGTCCCCATTACGGTATAGTTCTCGTAAGTATCTGATAATAGGAGTTTTATGATCTATTCTCCCGAACTGGTTCCCTCATAAAATCCCACGTTCCAAATGGGATTCCACTCGACCTTATTGGAGGTCCGTGGACCGTAAGCGTTCGGTCAAGCCGTGAAAGAGTGGTCGGTCGGCATCCACGCCGCAGTGCTCAATTCCCGTTGGGTTGCCGTCGGGCGTGAACCACTCTTTGGGGCAGTAAGACCTCCTTGGGAAAGGATAACGGCAGGTGATCGTCGACCGCGAAGTCCTTACGCGGCACGCAACCCGGCCGCCTCGTCCCGACACGTTGGGTCACATTCTCCGCTCTGTGCCTCCATCCCGTTGAAGGTGCAAGAGTGGCACTTCCTCAGGTTCTTGCCCCATTTAGCGCGAGGCCGCAGGCCCGGCTCAGGAAGTCGATCCTCACGGCTTGACCGAACGGTTACCCGTGGACCGTGGACGAGTTTCGAGCCTCAATTCCAGACCAAGCCGCCCAGCGTCGGAATCGGCGAGGTGCCACCGGTGAATGCCCATGTAGCACATCGCTAGTTCGAGCATCGCGCCGCTCGCTTTCTAATTGCCTTGTTCGGCGGATAGCACTGCTTCCGGCGTGAAGCGCCGATCACCGACCAAGAATCAACTTCGCTCGGCCGAGGTTCCCCATCCGGAAAAGCAAGCCGCCGAATTCGGAGCGCCCACGTCACGAATCCGACGAGATGGGCAATGCCGATACCCGTAAACATAAGGGTCATATCTCTTCGATCACCCTTCTCAAATCGAATACCTCAAGCGGAGATTTGGTCAATCGTGCCGCCAGCAGACGATCAAAATGCATTTCGTCGGGTCGTGTCCATAGTCCATGGAGACCTTGTCGGAGTCGTCCAACCCGACTTCCGTATTGGAGTCTGGAGCCACAGATTGCGCACGCTCCCAACCGGCCCCGTCCGGCGGCTCCCTCGCCGCCTCCGTATCGGTGTCCGGAGCCATGGGGTGCTCCTTCTCTCAATCGGGCAAATGCCGTGTCACGCAGTCTCGAACGCTGGCCAGAAATAGGGGCAGTACCAAGCCCGGCGCCGTGAGCCGCCGCCCCCGACGATCGGTGTTTTCGCCAAGCGGCATCACCGGAAGCCCCCGTTACCGTCCACCAATGAGTCGCTCTACCGTCTGTTGGAATTTCAGTGATTCTTGTCCGCTCCAAATTTCGCTACCAATGCGGAAACGCACTTGACCCTCTCTGATCTCGATCTCGATGGCATCATCTTGGATTTGGAGGGCCCTTTTTGAAGCATCTCGGAGATCCTCGTAGCGCATCCATGCCGATTTGAGAGACTCCCCAATCCCGAATACGAAGCGGGCACGCTCACGGACCGTCGCCCGCGTGGGTCGTTTGTCATCGAGCGGCACGACACAGAGAGCAAAATGATCGCCGCGTGAGCAAGAACTCTCCACCTGCGGGGGAGTCATCTTCACAATTTTGCCTTTTGTACTCTTCACTTCGATGAGTGTAGCGCACCGGCTATGTTTTGCACCTGCCGATTGATCCACCACTTCAAGCATGATCTCTTCGTTGTCTCCGCCTTCGTTTTTTCTGGTGTAATCATGCTCTACTGCAATGTCGGCTCCCACTCGCCTTGGACAAACCTTCAATCCACGGCCTTTCAGTTTCTGTTCCAGTTCCTGTCGAAGTAGATCCTCGACAAAGGACCCAATCGCCTGATTCCGCTGGATTGTCTTACGGCGCTCTTTCTGCTCCCGGATTGAGGTGATGATCTCTGGCCGTTCTCGAATTTCGTCCGCCACCTCATAGACACTCCGGGCGTCGCAACCGGCAGCTTCGTAGAGATCTTTCATCGCGCCAATCAGTCCCACCTGTAGGTCCTCGTCATCGGTCATGCTCCGGAGCATGATATCCGCCGGGCGAATGCCCAATACTCGTAATAACTCCGTGCCTTGCTCGCCCAACAGGAGCTGCGTGATGTCGGGAGAGCGGGTTAGGAGCCGTGAGAGAGACTCTGCCGATGGCCGCACGCTGATGGTACGTCCATCGGAATTCTTGGCAGGCACCCATGATCGATCGTGCAGGGGTTTGAGCCATGCAGCACGGTGGAATGTGTGAGGTTCCCCACACTCACAATCGGATCCAACAACCTCAAAGGCCATCTCGTCTGTTGGGATCACGAATTTAAGAATAAAGTGGATGAGCTCAGTAGCACGGTTCTCACTTTTGCGGACCCTGTCGATCAATCCGACATTTTTTTCGGTGAGGAAGACGACATTGGATACTGAAATCCCTTGAGTTAACTCGTGACTATCTGGTTCATCTGAGAGCGGCTCTTCAGGCAAACAGCCCTTTATTTCTTCGCACTGCGTCTCGATGAGGGGCGAAATGTTCACGTAACCCTGTTTTCTCAGCTTACGCCATTGGACAGCATCACCACTGGCGAATGCCTCCGCTAGGATCTTCCGCTTGGAGAAGAGTGTCGAGAAATTCTGGGCACACCGCGGCCAGGTTGACCGTGGGGCTAATGGCTTATGAGAGGTATCGAGTTCTGAGTCCAGACGAAAAATGGTTGTTCTGCCTTCGTTCTCATCAGTCGTTGGCAAAGGGTAGTCTCTCAAGTGTGTGTCGTTATACTCTTGCTTGACCATCCACCTGAAGAGCTTGATGACCCCAGGCACGAGATCTGATTTAACGGACCATCTTGGCACCTTGGTTGACTGGTCGTTGTGGCAATTAGCCTCCACCCGGTCCCGGATTGTTGTGAGTAAATCCGATTCAGACTTGCGGGGGAGATGGCCTGCAATTCCTTCTACTTCGTCCGCCACACGAGTATCAAGTAGTCCATTCCGGATCTTGATCTCGAAGCCTTCCGCGATATCCTTTAATTTGTCTGAGATCTCTTGATCGTGCGACAGACTCAAGCGCCTCTTCAGGCAGCCCGCTTGACTCGGAAGTAACTTGTACTCATCGAATAGTCGCGTGCACTTGGCGTCCTGAACAAGTCGGAGTAGCGAAATGAGCCACGATAGACCGATGTCTCCAAGTAGTCTCTCCTGTACGCCTTCAATACTTCCTGCCCTATTGGCCAGCTTCGCGACTGCCTCGATGGTGCGCGCCTCGTCCATATCCGAAGGCTCTTGGCCCAGGAGTCGGCTCCAGTTCGCGAGATTCCGTGACCATGAATCCAGATGATCACGACATGGAAGCCTCGCCGGCGCCTCATCCCATGAAGCCATGAGATCTCCAAGCTGCTCTCTGTGAGATGGATCATCGGTCGTGGGGATCCACGCATCTTGCAGATTTATCCAGTCGCCGTCGCGAGTCGGCATTAGCGGCGTTTCCCGAGCATGCCGGAACAGGTCAGCTAGGAGTTCAATGAACCACTGTTTGTTTTCGCGAACCCAATCGGGCAAGTTGTCGGTGTCGAAGGCAAGCAGACGATCGGTGCCACCCCAATTATTCTGGGCACACCAATTTAGGATCCGTTTTTGGTATTGCATCGACTCTTGTAACAAGTGCCGATTCTTTTCTGCCCCCTCCGAAACTCCCGCCAGGACAACCCCGTTTCGATCCTCATGGGGCTTGAATTCCATGCTGTTAATGGAAGCCGGTAGTCCCAAACGCTCGCTCCCGATCAACGGAAATAAAATAAAGAGTTTCGGTGTTGATACCAGGTCCGGGTCGACCTGAAGGCCACCAGCTTCAGATGGGCGTAGCTGAAGAGCGACTTGGATTCCGGGTTCGCCTTCTGCAACTGCCACGAAACGAGAACTCATTTGACCATCTTGCTGGCACTGAACCTCCAAGATGGATCCTCCGTCCATTCGCGTTGGGTGGCCGCGTCTAAGGCTCCACGAGTTGTCCCCCACTTCAACAGCAATACTTACGATGTCGGGACAGAATGCCAGGACCAGCGGACCACACTGACGAAGTGCGGCCACGCCTTCGTGCGCGAGTTGGCCATGTTCCGTGATCTCGTCGTACGAAAAAGACGTGCTAGTCGGCACCTCCTGGCCGGGCCGTAACGATTGCTGGAATGCTTCCCACGACCGGTCCATCGAAGCGTGAAGTTCTTGCACATTGTTGCCAGTACGATCTAGAAGAAAATCAAACCCACTAAGATCTTTGAGGCATCCTCCGACCCGCACGGACCGGGATAAGAGGTGCGTGCTTAGAAATCCTGAGCCGAATCGGCCAACAGGGTCGGAGCGTTCGATCTTGGTTGATCCGTGATACACGAGATGTGCGATTTCACGAGGCCTGAAAGGCTCGCCATCGTGCTCGAATCGTAGAGTGGAGTCTGAAAGCCGGATCTTGATGTGGACCCCATCCGGTCGTGCTGCGTCTCGAGCATTCTGTAGCAGCTCCCAGATCCAGCGCAGTTCTAGTAGCTTGCGGTTGTCCTCAAGCCGATCGAGATGTTTAAACACTGCTTGGGCAGTATTGTCTACGAGGACTTGAACTCTGGCCCTCTCCAGTTCGTCGTTCAATGACATTACCTCCTCTTCGATACTCGGTATAGCCCTCGATCCGCCCCAATCAGTCTCGGGTCTCGGCACGTCCCCGGGACACTCGGCAGAATTCACCGTCGCCGGAAAGGGACTCAGGGAGCACCATTCAGGTCCAGCACCAGACTGGCGACCGGCGCGCCTACAAAGACCAGTCGTTCCATCCCGCTCCTGTTCAGATTCATGCGATTGATCGCCGACCGGGACGTCCAGTACATCTTGCGGACACCCAGGTCCAACACCAGACTGAAGGGGTGGCCCCCGTAGACGAGGGTTTCCACCTCGCTTCCGTCCAGATTCGCCCCGCCGATCCGCCCCGTCCCCCAGTCCACCCAGTACATCTTGCCGGCACCCGGATCCAGTGCCAGCCCGGCGGGCCTGTCTAATCCCAAGGTGACCAGATCCTCCACTGCGCTTCCGTCTAGATTGGCTCGCTGGATCTTGCCCCTCAAGTTCGTCCAGTACATCTTGCCTGCGCCCAGGTCCAGCGCCAGCCCGCTGAGTCTGAGAAATTCCGAGGTGACCAAGTCTTCCAATCTGCTCCCGTCCAGATTCGCCCGCCGGATCTTCTCCGTCGCTGCCGTCCAGTACATCTTGCCGCCACTAAGGTCCAGCGCCAGACTTTCGACCCCGCCCGCTCCCGTGACCAAGTCTTCCAATCTGCTCCCGTCCAGATTCGCCCGCTGGATCTTGTCCGTGCCCCCGTCCGCCCAGTACATTTTCCTGGCGCTCGGGTTCAGCACTAGAACCTGGGGTCTGTCTAATCCCGAGGTGACCAAATCTTCCACCCCGCTCCCGTCCAGATTCGCCCGCTGGATCTTGTCCGTCCCCGAGTCCGTCCAGTACATCTTGCCGGCCCCCGGGTCCAGCGCCAGAACGTCGAGGCGGTCCAATCCCGAGGTGACCAGGTATTCGTCCCCACTCCCATCCAGATTTGCCCGCCGGATCCTGTCCCGTTCCGCCCAGTACATCTTGCCGGAACTCAGGTCCCGGAGCGGGATCGCCGGCACCGCCGAGAGCGACGGTTTCCGTTTCCCGAACCTCAGCCCCAGCGGGGCGAACTTAAAATTGCTTCCTGCCGCTCGCAAGAATAGAAGCCCCCGAAAGTCCTTGAGAAACTCCTGATCGACCCCCTCAAACCATTCCGGCAGGGTTTGCGCCCGTTGCGTCCAAGATCCCCCCCAGCGGAGGATCTCCCCCACCGGGTCGGCCCCTGTTTCGTCTCGGATCTGGACCTCTATCGCCAATCTCACTCCATGCGCCGGTTTGAAGATCGCCACGCCGGTGCCAATCTCGCTCGTCTCCTCGACGAACAGCACGAATTCTGTCCCCAACTGGGTGGGCTCGACGGCGACTTCGATCCCCGATTGCGCGTTCCGGTAGGTCAACAATCCACTCACCGTGTCCGAATCGCTCTGGACCCCGATCCACCCACGCCGGATCTCTCCCGTCCCGGCACTTTTCAGAACTCGGGTGCCCTGATCCGGCAGCATGAAGCTTCGAACCCCGCCGAAGAATTCCGGAAGGTCCTGAAATTGGGAATCGTAGACATCCACGACCACCAATGTCTCCCCTGCATTCCGGACCCACGGCGGACGGACGTTGGTGATCGCCAGTTGGATGGACCAGCCGCCCCCGTCCACGTAGTCGGGGAAATACATGACCGTCTGCATCGGCCCCTGCGGGTTTTGGCCCGCCGCCGTGGCAGACAACAGCAATCCCAGTACCCAGGAACTCCAAGATCTCTTCATTGGAAGTTTCCTCCCGTCAATGTGGATAGTTGGATCATGTTCAGTTCTTTCGGGTCGCCGTTACATGCGGCGGTGCCATGCCTGCTCCCCACGAAAAACTCCCGGAGCACGTCGAGCGTGCCTTCGAGGCGGACCATGCGCTCTTCGAACCAACCTATGCGGTTCCGGGCCGAGTCGTCTCCGTGGCAAGCGCCACCACGACTACGCCAAGAACCCGCCACGGCAAGAGACTCCTTCCCTGCGGCTGGAGAAACGATACGGTTTGCAACTCACCAAAAATGGAGATAACTAGGCCAGTATAGTTCGATATCGTGAATCGGATGTGAAAATATGAGTTTTTATAGCGAAAGATGTGTGAAATAAATGATGGATCCGCCATTGGTGTTGACCGCAGAGCGCGGCGCGCTCGGAGCCTCCGTTGAATCGCCGTCTCGGAACCCTGGACCGAGTTTCGTACCGGGGTCCGTCGAGGAAGGAGAATTGACGAGTCCCGATGAATTGAGGCGAGAGATCAAGGTGAAACGGGACCGCGTCTCCAGGGCGACCGCGGCGATCTTGCAGATCAGCGTGAGCCTTGACGTCAGCACCGTCCTGTAAGAGGTCGTCGAGAGGGCCTGGAGTTATCCCCTATTCGGCCTCTGCTCTCAGCGAGGTGTCCTCTTTGTGCCCCTGTGGGGAATTAGGATCCTGCCCAGAGTTGAATAGTTGCACTTTGTCGGCTTTGTCCGGGAGGGCGGGTCGGAGACGAGGAAGGGGCGGCAGATGAACCGCCGCCCTTGCCTCGATCACTACCATGAATGATCTGCTGCCGGGAACCAATCCCGACAGAACTAGTCCGACAGGATACAAACTTACCGGGGGAAATCCGTCAGCGGGCTGGCATCCGAAGCACAGGCTGGCTGAGACATCCGCAGCAGTGGCAACATCTCTCGCCCGGCCCAAGTCGGAACTCCCGGCATCCGGTACGGGTTCGCTCGAAACTCATGCGGGTGGCCGAGTCGTAGTCTCGCAGGTTTCACCGTAGCGGGAACAGTCTCTCTGGAAGCTCCGATAGCAGCAGTCCGGACAGCGGTAAGCGCGTCGGGCACGGAGCCTCTCCACCGCCTGCTTCCTGAGGGCCTCCAGCCGTTGCTCGCGGATGTCAGGAGCGTTCATGTGACCCATCTTGCCCGTCACAGGTGTCTTTTCTTGGCCTTCCCGCGAGGAATCCTTGATTGAATCAGGTACATCGTCCATTTAGGTCCAGTAATGTTCATAAGTGTTTGTATTTGATTGGGTTATAACTATACCGAACATCCGACCTTGTCCCATACCGACCCGCTCCATCCTCTTGCATCCACCATATGGTGGTAGGTATAGTGGTAGGCATGAGAGTCCCGAAACGACCTCCGCAACGCAAGCCGCGCGGGCCACATCCCCTCAATGCCCTGACCCCGGCCTTTGTCCGCAACGTGAGCCAGTCCGGACGATACTGCGACGGCCACGGCCTCTACCTCTACGTGCGGCCGACCGGGAGCCGGGGCTGGATCCAGCGCCTCACCATCCGGGGCCGCCGAACCGAGCTCGGGCTCGGCGGATTCCCCCTCGTCTCGCTCACGGAAGCGCGCGAGAAGGCGTTCGCCAACCGGAAGCTGGCCCGCGACGGGGGCGACCCCCGGGCCGCGAACCGGCGGGCCGAGTCGATGCCCAGCTTCGCGGACGCCGCTGGGGCGGTCTGGAAGCAGTTGCGGCCGGGCTGGCGCTCCCCCCGGCATGCGCGGCTCTGGCTGTGGAGCCTGGAGCGCTACGTCTTGCCTCATATCGGGAAGATACCGATTGCGCAGGTGACGAGCGCGGACGTGATCGGAATCCTGGCTCCGATCTGGCACGAGAAGGCCGCCACCGCCCGCAAGCTGCGCCAGCGCATCCGCGCGGTCTTGGAGTGGGCCGTGGCGATGGATCTTCGGCCCGACAACCCGTGCGACCGGATCGGCCCGGTGCTCGGAACGCAGGGGAACGCCGTGCGCCACATGCGGGCGTTGCCTCACGGGGAGGTTGCGTCTGCACTTCGGACGGTGCGGGCATCGAAAAAGCGGCCGGTGGTGAAGCTGGCGTTCGAGTTCCTGGTCCTGACGGCGACACGCTCCGGCGAGGTCCGTGGGGCCGCGTGGAAGGAGATCGACCAGGAGGAAGGAGTATGGGCCATCCCGGCCCCACGGACGAAGGTGAATCGGGAGCACCGCGTTCCGTTGGCCCGACGAGCGTTGGAGATCCTGGAGGAGGCGCGGGCGCTCGCTGGCGGCAGCCCACTCGTATTTCCGGGAGTGGGTGGAAAGCGCATCGGGTATACGGCCATGGCGGACCTGCTCCGGGGGTTGAGGATTGCGGCGGTGCCGCACGGGTTCCGGTCGAGTTTCCGGGACTGGGTGGCGGAGGAGACGGATCATCCGCGCGAGGTGGCGGAGGCGGCTTTGGCGCACAAGGTGCGCAACCCGGTCGAGGCGGCCTACCGGCGCACGGACCTGTTCGAGCGGCGGCGGCGATTGATGGACGATTGGGCCGGATATCTGGACGGCCATGCGGACAAGGGACGCGGCGCTGAGACGACGGAGGCCCGACATCGGAGCCCAGCCCGGCGCTGGTCATCACCAGCGAGGCGAGCGGATACAGCCGCGGCTACTTCCTGATGAAGCCGATGTAGACGTAGAGCGCGACCAGAGCGGCAATCACCAAGAGCCCGACGTTGCCGTAGACCGGACTGACCTGGAGTCCCAGGAACATCACGAATGAGAATGCGAGATACAGACCGATGATGGCAGCGACGTGAACCAGGATCTTCGACGGCTTGGCCACGGTCTTTCCCTCGTCCAGATCCTGCATCCTACCGTAGCGCCTTGCCGCCCGCTGAACCCGATCCGATCCTGTTCCCCGTCCGACCACATCGACGCCCAAGACGGGTCGGGCGGGACGGGAGCACGGACATCAGGCGCACAAGGTGAGCAACCCGATCGAGGCCGCCTACCAGCGCACGGACCTGTTCGAACGACGGCGCCGGCTCATGGACGACTGGGCGGACTACATGGCTGGCGAGAGTCGAGACCCGGCGGCCGGACGGCTCCGTTGATCCGCCGTGCGTCGAGCGCCAGCTTGAAGGCCTGCGCGAAGCCAT from Acidobacteriota bacterium includes the following:
- a CDS encoding integrase arm-type DNA-binding domain-containing protein, translated to MRVPKRPPQRKPRGPHPLNALTPAFVRNVSQSGRYCDGHGLYLYVRPTGSRGWIQRLTIRGRRTELGLGGFPLVSLTEAREKAFANRKLARDGGDPRAANRRAESMPSFADAAGAVWKQLRPGWRSPRHARLWLWSLERYVLPHIGKIPIAQVTSADVIGILAPIWHEKAATARKLRQRIRAVLEWAVAMDLRPDNPCDRIGPVLGTQGNAVRHMRALPHGEVASALRTVRASKKRPVVKLAFEFLVLTATRSGEVRGAAWKEIDQEEGVWAIPAPRTKVNREHRVPLARRALEILEEARALAGGSPLVFPGVGGKRIGYTAMADLLRGLRIAAVPHGFRSSFRDWVAEETDHPREVAEAALAHKVRNPVEAAYRRTDLFERRRRLMDDWAGYLDGHADKGRGAETTEARHRSPARRWSSPARRADTAAATS
- a CDS encoding ATP-binding protein, with the translated sequence MSLNDELERARVQVLVDNTAQAVFKHLDRLEDNRKLLELRWIWELLQNARDAARPDGVHIKIRLSDSTLRFEHDGEPFRPREIAHLVYHGSTKIERSDPVGRFGSGFLSTHLLSRSVRVGGCLKDLSGFDFLLDRTGNNVQELHASMDRSWEAFQQSLRPGQEVPTSTSFSYDEITEHGQLAHEGVAALRQCGPLVLAFCPDIVSIAVEVGDNSWSLRRGHPTRMDGGSILEVQCQQDGQMSSRFVAVAEGEPGIQVALQLRPSEAGGLQVDPDLVSTPKLFILFPLIGSERLGLPASINSMEFKPHEDRNGVVLAGVSEGAEKNRHLLQESMQYQKRILNWCAQNNWGGTDRLLAFDTDNLPDWVRENKQWFIELLADLFRHARETPLMPTRDGDWINLQDAWIPTTDDPSHREQLGDLMASWDEAPARLPCRDHLDSWSRNLANWSRLLGQEPSDMDEARTIEAVAKLANRAGSIEGVQERLLGDIGLSWLISLLRLVQDAKCTRLFDEYKLLPSQAGCLKRRLSLSHDQEISDKLKDIAEGFEIKIRNGLLDTRVADEVEGIAGHLPRKSESDLLTTIRDRVEANCHNDQSTKVPRWSVKSDLVPGVIKLFRWMVKQEYNDTHLRDYPLPTTDENEGRTTIFRLDSELDTSHKPLAPRSTWPRCAQNFSTLFSKRKILAEAFASGDAVQWRKLRKQGYVNISPLIETQCEEIKGCLPEEPLSDEPDSHELTQGISVSNVVFLTEKNVGLIDRVRKSENRATELIHFILKFVIPTDEMAFEVVGSDCECGEPHTFHRAAWLKPLHDRSWVPAKNSDGRTISVRPSAESLSRLLTRSPDITQLLLGEQGTELLRVLGIRPADIMLRSMTDDEDLQVGLIGAMKDLYEAAGCDARSVYEVADEIRERPEIITSIREQKERRKTIQRNQAIGSFVEDLLRQELEQKLKGRGLKVCPRRVGADIAVEHDYTRKNEGGDNEEIMLEVVDQSAGAKHSRCATLIEVKSTKGKIVKMTPPQVESSCSRGDHFALCVVPLDDKRPTRATVRERARFVFGIGESLKSAWMRYEDLRDASKRALQIQDDAIEIEIREGQVRFRIGSEIWSGQESLKFQQTVERLIGGR
- a CDS encoding ATP-binding protein, with amino-acid sequence MRSLRHKLVLFILPLAVIPLAAICVFAYYQAKEQITQDRTVLYLEQVAQGIADNILLSILEKKEETVSMTLYRELGDYLVRRVDPPTLLLNQLVVVHEVYDLLVLFDREGRVLSTSSIDRNAVGVSLDPERLADLRGQSLLSYTADGSWLEEVRQGRFGYLDWHASPLIRQLYSYQDDDIARQRSIGFAAPFLSEDGALLGGILAYMNWEYVQAILDNIEEDLERRSLTSGYAFLFGKDVNTVIGHKYRRNRPGSGGGRVPLVDNYGSRLGEDHGLEDLQDAIAGGATHFYYEYPPGTSKISGLAVVNHDFLRWICGVGINDEDIFAPVQDLKRVLMGAVSLTALLVGLLTYSIARGITVPVKRLTRGARVLAGGELDQRVRVASRDEIGELAVTFNEMAQSLQDRSHALIELNRSLEEKVRKRTSELERTGREVRKAYQELKDTQVQLVQSEKMASLGQLVAGIAHEIKNPLNFIYGNTDFLRQYVQKLEEVIRFYDSHSGLKPDDRETLDSLRRRINYDFVIEDLDRLMDNFEEGAQRIHAIIGDLRTFSRMDVDKTQRVPIQEPLDLALNLLHNEYRDRIRIQKDYGDVPPVECHPGRLSQVFMNVLSNACQAIPGRGEIRIRTSTDNGEAVIEIEDDGSGIRKEHLGKVFEPFFTTKAVGQGTGLGLSISYGIVQQHQGSIQVESEVGHGTRFCVRLPLKS